One Streptomyces drozdowiczii DNA segment encodes these proteins:
- a CDS encoding UvrD-helicase domain-containing protein, whose amino-acid sequence MTDAYLDSPPLTTEQQAVVDQPWDTRLLVTAAAGSGKTHTLVRRLDALMGDEEDALEAREILVLSFSRAAVRELRERIALHAREARRVRVQTFDSWAYAVLRDEQPDRDWSVLRFDERVTEATEAILRGAVEESAQGAPAHVVIDEVQDLVGDRRDMVETLLDRLQDNCGFTVVGDGAQAIYGFQVSDEDARAAETNYFFDWLRASYPDDLVELHLSANFRARTAEAGVALPLGGTLQRLPSETSAAEEAGEDVHRSLTDLLRGCPSFGAVDDAFTLDSLRDFRGTSAILCRDNRQALVLSETLFAHGVPHRLLRDLQDRPVPAWVAAVLRGTGSTTLTEDRFLDLLGSGPVAPVGNHARIWRSLRGVAGAPRGLLDIAALRRSVAQGRFPDDLAAVEPADLVVSTVHRAKGLEFDRVIVVEPTSMAELRKQHTHIDPAAEARALYVAMTRPRDDLFRLDAPETSLIRRDRRTGRLYVGGWKPYQRYGISAAGADVSREHPPGTEGFEHDAGSLQDYLASSVAPGDALELRPQHAMPLAPDESPPYTVFHRDRPIAVVSERFRQDLYTSLKINKTWDISWPTSIEGFRVDCLESVAGSTASGARAGLGEHGIWMVPRLSGLGRHRWTDARTHEESDR is encoded by the coding sequence GTGACCGACGCCTACCTCGACAGCCCGCCGCTCACCACCGAGCAACAGGCCGTTGTCGACCAGCCCTGGGACACCCGGCTCCTGGTGACCGCCGCCGCCGGTTCCGGAAAGACGCACACCCTCGTCCGCCGGCTCGACGCGCTCATGGGCGACGAGGAGGACGCGCTCGAAGCACGCGAGATCCTGGTGCTCAGCTTTTCCAGGGCGGCGGTGCGGGAACTGCGGGAGCGGATCGCGCTCCACGCCCGAGAGGCCCGACGGGTCCGGGTGCAGACCTTCGACTCCTGGGCGTACGCCGTCCTGCGCGACGAACAGCCCGACCGGGACTGGAGTGTGCTGCGCTTCGACGAGCGGGTCACCGAGGCCACGGAGGCGATCCTGCGGGGCGCTGTCGAGGAGAGCGCGCAGGGCGCCCCGGCCCACGTCGTGATCGACGAGGTCCAGGACCTGGTCGGCGACCGGCGGGACATGGTGGAGACGCTTCTCGACCGGCTCCAGGACAACTGCGGTTTCACCGTGGTCGGTGACGGAGCACAGGCGATCTACGGGTTCCAGGTCTCCGACGAGGACGCCCGGGCCGCGGAGACGAACTACTTCTTCGACTGGTTGCGGGCCTCCTACCCGGACGACCTGGTGGAGCTCCATCTGTCCGCCAACTTCAGGGCGCGCACTGCCGAGGCCGGTGTCGCCCTGCCCTTGGGCGGAACGCTCCAGCGGCTGCCGTCCGAGACCTCGGCGGCGGAGGAAGCCGGCGAGGACGTCCACCGGAGCCTGACCGACCTCCTGCGCGGCTGCCCCTCGTTCGGGGCCGTGGACGACGCGTTCACGCTCGACTCCCTGAGGGACTTCCGGGGCACGTCCGCGATTCTCTGCCGGGACAACCGGCAGGCTCTGGTGCTCTCGGAGACGCTCTTCGCACACGGTGTGCCCCATCGGCTCCTTCGTGACCTCCAGGACCGACCGGTTCCGGCCTGGGTGGCCGCGGTCCTGCGCGGCACCGGGTCGACCACCCTGACGGAGGACCGCTTCCTGGACCTGCTCGGCTCCGGCCCCGTCGCCCCGGTCGGGAACCACGCGAGGATCTGGCGGTCGCTGCGCGGCGTGGCCGGGGCGCCCCGGGGGTTGCTGGACATCGCCGCGCTCCGGCGGTCCGTGGCTCAGGGCAGATTCCCCGACGACTTGGCCGCCGTCGAGCCGGCCGACCTCGTCGTGTCGACCGTTCACCGGGCCAAGGGGCTCGAATTCGACCGGGTGATCGTGGTCGAACCGACGTCCATGGCCGAGCTGCGCAAGCAGCACACCCACATCGACCCCGCGGCGGAGGCCCGTGCCCTGTATGTCGCGATGACGCGCCCCAGGGACGACCTGTTCCGTCTCGACGCACCGGAGACCTCCCTGATCCGCAGGGACCGGCGCACCGGTCGGCTCTACGTCGGCGGCTGGAAGCCCTACCAGCGCTACGGCATCTCGGCCGCGGGCGCGGACGTCTCCCGCGAGCACCCGCCCGGCACGGAGGGCTTCGAGCACGACGCCGGGTCCCTCCAGGACTACTTGGCCTCGTCCGTCGCCCCGGGGGACGCGTTGGAGCTCCGCCCGCAGCATGCGATGCCCCTGGCCCCGGACGAGAGCCCGCCCTACACGGTGTTCCACCGGGATCGCCCGATCGCCGTGGTCTCGGAGAGATTCCGCCAGGACCTGTACACATCGCTCAAGATCAACAAGACCTGGGACATCAGCTGGCCCACGAGCATCGAGGGCTTCCGCGTCGACTGCCTGGAGAGCGTGGCGGGCAGCACCGCGTCCGGTGCCCGGGCGGGTCTCGGCGAGCACGGGATCTGGATGGTTCCCCGACTGTCGGGACTCGGCCGTCACCGGTGGACCGACGCGCGCACACACGAGGAGAGCGACCGATGA